The proteins below come from a single Candidatus Binatia bacterium genomic window:
- a CDS encoding DUF5658 family protein produces the protein MATLLTPLSRLQALLLANLSLQFLDGWVTLAGTSRGFPEGNPLVATAMSSVGPIYGIAVVKIVAMGLLILVYQRREHRFVEPGLLSLAVTYTLFAVLPWTVILANTPR, from the coding sequence GTGGCAACACTCCTCACTCCACTCTCCCGGCTGCAGGCGCTCCTACTCGCGAACCTGAGTCTCCAATTTCTGGACGGCTGGGTCACGCTTGCGGGGACGAGCCGGGGTTTCCCCGAGGGAAACCCGCTGGTCGCTACGGCGATGTCGTCGGTGGGACCGATCTATGGGATCGCCGTGGTGAAGATCGTCGCCATGGGCCTCCTGATCCTGGTCTACCAGCGACGCGAGCACCGGTTCGTGGAGCCCGGACTTCTGTCCCTGGCAGTCACGTACACGCTGTTCGCCGTACTGCCGTGGACGGTCATCTTGGCCAACACCCCTCGCTGA
- a CDS encoding glycosyltransferase, with protein sequence MEDKERRLRIAVFGTRGIPASYGGFETFAEQLGSRLVERGHSVTVFGRSGSVDPALHGHFHRGVRLVVLPAPRSKHLETVLHTVRAAWWARGERFDLAVVCNSANFPALPLLRKTGTPTVLAIDGIESTRRKWGVAGRSFYRLASWLGPRLADTLIADCRVIENHYRARGAGSVEMIPYGAEPPQATGRETLDRLGVVSGQYVLYVSRLEPENNADVVISAFRASEVPGHLVIVGDAPYADSYKTRLSELAGGDGRVRFAGFLFGEGYDELRANAGAYVQATEVGGTHPALLEAMAAGLPIVANDIPEHREVLADAGWYYRKNSVPDLAERLREVLLGDQDVRASRAAAAFDRVRAEYDWDRVARSYERLAERLAKA encoded by the coding sequence GTGGAGGATAAGGAGCGTCGGTTGCGGATCGCCGTGTTCGGCACCCGCGGGATCCCGGCCTCCTACGGGGGCTTCGAGACCTTCGCGGAGCAGTTGGGGTCGCGATTGGTCGAGCGCGGCCATTCGGTCACGGTTTTCGGCCGCTCGGGCAGCGTAGACCCGGCTCTGCACGGGCACTTCCACCGCGGAGTACGGCTCGTCGTCTTGCCGGCACCGCGGTCGAAACATCTCGAGACCGTCCTGCACACCGTCCGCGCGGCCTGGTGGGCTCGCGGGGAGAGGTTCGATCTCGCCGTCGTCTGCAACAGCGCGAACTTTCCGGCGCTGCCGCTGCTGCGGAAGACCGGAACCCCCACGGTCCTGGCCATCGACGGAATTGAGAGCACCCGTCGCAAGTGGGGCGTCGCCGGGCGATCCTTCTATCGGTTGGCGTCCTGGCTCGGTCCGCGCCTTGCAGACACGCTGATCGCCGACTGTCGCGTGATCGAGAACCACTACCGCGCTCGCGGTGCCGGTAGCGTTGAGATGATCCCCTACGGGGCCGAGCCGCCGCAGGCGACGGGGCGCGAAACCCTGGACCGCCTGGGCGTCGTTTCGGGCCAGTACGTGCTGTACGTGAGCCGACTCGAGCCCGAGAACAACGCGGACGTCGTCATTAGCGCGTTCCGTGCCTCCGAGGTTCCGGGGCACCTCGTCATCGTGGGCGATGCCCCGTACGCAGACTCGTACAAGACTCGGCTTTCGGAGTTGGCCGGAGGTGACGGCCGGGTTCGGTTCGCCGGATTCCTGTTCGGCGAAGGGTATGACGAACTTCGAGCGAACGCCGGGGCCTACGTCCAGGCGACCGAAGTCGGCGGGACCCACCCCGCGCTCCTCGAGGCGATGGCGGCGGGGCTTCCCATCGTAGCCAACGACATCCCCGAGCATCGTGAAGTTCTCGCCGATGCCGGTTGGTACTATCGAAAGAACTCCGTTCCTGACCTGGCCGAGCGACTTCGCGAGGTCCTGCTCGGAGACCAGGACGTTCGTGCGAGTCGGGCTGCGGCGGCGTTCGATCGCGTCCGAGCGGAGTACGACTGGGACCGCGTCGCGCGATCGTACGAGCGGCTCGCCGAGCGACTCGCCAAAGCGTGA
- a CDS encoding sugar transferase, with translation MVAKGPDGAEAGSALGSGRSAESVRGRAAGRAVARGGPVAYFRQLALLADGLVLALAFPLAYLVKTRMLPADLTPLYAPEVYIAPAALVAMVTLFALERRGAHTAAETLSLGAITGTVVLSVGMALVFGATVLYTFKLSYVSRLFLAIYGATSTILLIGVHLSLRPLIVRARESGEAAPRVLFVGEADDVAHLSAVLDGESPFGIAVVDRLSVAALQRATVSRESGTEFPALDELLAREAIDEVAVATPDLRAADISRLVAACDREGVHLHVSVEALGAGLERARLEHLADVPLLSINPQVHSAWARAVKRALDFAVAPILLVLSAPLWVLIAAAVSLDSDGPVFFRQERIGLNKRRFGMLKFRTMAADAEGQRGTMSGLNEADGPIFKVRRDPRVTRVGSFLRRFDLDELPQLLNVLAGHMTLIGPRPMIPEEIVDFASWQRKRFSMHPGITGLWQVSHALGDPFLSGLQADLDYIDRWSLKLDLTILLRTFLAVLRNRDAH, from the coding sequence GTGGTCGCTAAAGGGCCCGATGGGGCAGAGGCGGGGTCGGCCCTCGGGAGCGGTCGAAGCGCCGAATCCGTCCGAGGGCGCGCTGCTGGGCGCGCGGTCGCTCGCGGAGGTCCCGTTGCGTACTTCCGGCAGCTCGCGTTGCTCGCCGATGGTCTCGTTCTCGCCCTTGCGTTCCCCCTCGCTTACCTCGTGAAGACGCGCATGCTGCCGGCGGATCTCACGCCACTCTACGCGCCCGAGGTCTACATTGCGCCCGCCGCCCTCGTCGCGATGGTGACGCTGTTCGCCCTAGAGCGCCGCGGCGCACATACTGCCGCCGAGACGCTCTCTCTCGGCGCCATCACCGGGACGGTCGTTTTGTCTGTTGGCATGGCGCTCGTCTTCGGCGCGACGGTTCTCTACACGTTCAAGCTCTCTTACGTGAGTCGATTGTTTCTCGCGATCTACGGTGCAACGAGCACGATCCTCCTGATTGGCGTCCACCTCAGCTTGCGGCCGCTGATCGTCCGCGCGCGCGAGTCGGGGGAGGCCGCACCGCGGGTTCTCTTCGTCGGCGAGGCCGATGATGTCGCGCACTTGTCGGCGGTGCTTGACGGGGAGTCGCCGTTCGGGATCGCCGTCGTGGATCGTCTCTCCGTAGCCGCGCTGCAGAGGGCGACGGTTTCTCGGGAGTCGGGGACAGAGTTCCCCGCTCTCGACGAGTTGCTCGCCCGCGAGGCGATCGATGAGGTCGCGGTTGCCACGCCAGATCTGCGGGCCGCCGACATCTCGCGTCTTGTCGCCGCGTGTGATCGCGAGGGCGTGCATCTCCACGTGTCGGTGGAAGCGCTCGGGGCCGGCCTCGAGCGCGCCCGCTTGGAGCACCTGGCCGACGTGCCGCTCCTGTCGATCAACCCGCAGGTGCACTCGGCCTGGGCACGGGCGGTGAAGCGTGCGCTCGACTTTGCGGTCGCCCCGATCCTGTTGGTCTTGTCGGCTCCGCTGTGGGTATTGATCGCGGCTGCGGTGAGCCTCGACTCGGACGGGCCGGTTTTCTTCCGGCAGGAGCGGATCGGCCTCAACAAGCGCCGGTTCGGCATGCTGAAGTTTCGTACGATGGCGGCGGACGCCGAGGGCCAGCGTGGGACGATGAGCGGCCTCAACGAGGCCGACGGGCCTATCTTCAAAGTGCGTCGCGATCCCCGCGTCACACGGGTCGGTAGTTTCCTGCGCAGGTTCGATCTCGACGAGCTCCCGCAGCTGCTGAACGTGCTCGCCGGACACATGACGCTGATCGGGCCCCGTCCGATGATCCCTGAGGAGATCGTCGACTTCGCGTCGTGGCAGCGGAAGCGGTTCTCGATGCATCCGGGGATCACCGGTCTCTGGCAGGTGAGTCACGCCCTGGGAGACCCGTTCCTGAGCGGCCTCCAGGCGGACCTGGACTACATCGATCGGTGGTCGTTGAAGTTGGACCTGACGATCCTCCTGCGCACCTTCCTCGCGGTGTTGCGCAATCGAGACGCACATTGA
- a CDS encoding DegT/DnrJ/EryC1/StrS family aminotransferase, translated as MSPNETTRVPFLDLRREYASIAGELEAAVLEVLRSQAYILGPAAARFEEEVAEFLGVEHAIGVSSGSDAVLLALAALDVGPGDQVVTTPFTFFATVSAIVRLGAQPVFADISRADYLLDPAEVAKVVTDRTRAIMPVQLYGQCVDPDAFDAIGREHRIPIIEDAAQAIGARRGKFGAGAFGDFGCFSFYPTKNLAAVGEAGLVTTGDDRLASRVRRLRDHGSEKRYEHLEVGWNARLDGVQAAALSVKLRHLKDWNQARAAHAARYGELLCDAGLGETLGLPIVAPDATHVFHQYVLRAPRRDELRAHLAEHGIGSGVYYPEPLHVQPSFESLGYGPGDFPEAERAAAEVLALPIFPQLRAQEQDRVVSAIIAFYA; from the coding sequence TTGAGCCCGAACGAGACGACGCGCGTTCCGTTCCTGGACCTGCGCCGTGAGTATGCGTCGATCGCAGGCGAGCTCGAGGCGGCGGTCCTCGAGGTCCTGCGGTCCCAGGCGTATATCCTGGGTCCGGCGGCGGCGCGCTTCGAGGAGGAGGTCGCCGAGTTCCTCGGCGTCGAGCACGCGATCGGTGTTTCGTCGGGTTCGGACGCGGTCTTGCTCGCGCTTGCGGCGCTAGACGTCGGTCCTGGGGACCAGGTCGTGACGACACCGTTCACGTTCTTCGCGACGGTGTCGGCGATCGTGCGCCTGGGCGCGCAACCTGTCTTCGCAGACATCTCGAGGGCGGACTACCTGCTCGATCCCGCCGAGGTTGCGAAGGTCGTCACGGATCGCACCCGGGCGATCATGCCGGTGCAGCTCTATGGGCAATGCGTCGATCCCGATGCGTTCGACGCCATCGGTCGCGAGCACAGAATCCCGATCATCGAAGATGCCGCGCAGGCGATTGGCGCGCGTCGTGGGAAGTTCGGCGCCGGCGCGTTCGGCGACTTTGGCTGTTTCAGCTTTTATCCGACCAAGAACCTCGCCGCGGTCGGCGAGGCGGGCCTCGTTACGACGGGGGACGATCGTCTCGCAAGTCGGGTGCGACGGCTGCGCGACCACGGCTCGGAGAAGCGATACGAACATTTGGAGGTCGGGTGGAACGCGCGCCTCGACGGCGTTCAGGCCGCGGCGCTTTCAGTGAAGCTCCGCCACCTGAAGGACTGGAACCAGGCTCGCGCGGCGCATGCCGCCAGGTACGGGGAACTCCTGTGCGACGCGGGCCTCGGGGAGACGCTCGGTCTACCGATCGTCGCTCCGGATGCGACTCATGTCTTTCATCAGTACGTGCTCCGCGCACCGCGCCGCGACGAGCTCCGCGCCCACCTCGCCGAGCACGGGATCGGCAGCGGGGTGTACTATCCCGAGCCGCTTCACGTGCAGCCCAGCTTCGAATCCCTCGGGTATGGCCCGGGAGATTTTCCTGAAGCCGAGCGCGCGGCGGCGGAGGTCCTGGCCCTGCCGATCTTCCCGCAGCTTCGTGCCCAAGAGCAGGACCGCGTCGTGAGCGCGATCATCGCCTTCTACGCTTGA
- a CDS encoding DCC1-like thiol-disulfide oxidoreductase family protein, producing the protein MPDPKTPLPGPVVFIDGECLLCNHAVAFLAERDPVGVLRFAHLQGALAEEWLPAEARDVGLGGAVVFIEPDRGNRVSSRSTAILRVLGRLGRGWALIAPLAQIPGISRVLDVAYRYVARNRDRWFGRDKECLIPTPALRDRFIEPL; encoded by the coding sequence GTGCCCGATCCGAAAACTCCTCTCCCGGGCCCAGTCGTGTTCATCGATGGCGAGTGCTTGCTCTGCAATCACGCCGTCGCCTTCCTGGCCGAACGCGACCCCGTGGGAGTACTGCGGTTCGCTCACCTCCAGGGTGCGCTCGCCGAGGAGTGGCTGCCTGCGGAGGCGCGCGATGTCGGCCTCGGTGGAGCAGTCGTCTTCATCGAGCCCGACCGAGGGAACCGCGTCAGCAGCCGCAGCACGGCGATTCTAAGGGTCCTCGGCCGCCTCGGGCGTGGCTGGGCGCTGATCGCGCCGCTGGCGCAGATCCCCGGGATCTCCAGGGTCCTGGACGTGGCCTACCGCTATGTCGCCCGGAATCGCGACCGCTGGTTCGGACGCGACAAGGAGTGCCTCATCCCCACTCCCGCGCTCCGCGACCGCTTCATCGAGCCTCTGTAG